The region TTTCGGGCTCCGCAGACTTTTCTGCTGGTTGCTGGCAGCCGGAAATGAAAATTGCAAGAGCAATAAGAACGGCGAAGACCAGAAGTTTCTTCATGTTAAATAATTTTTTCAAAAGAGATATTTAAGATTTCTTGAATTGTTCCTTTCCTTTTCAGGACGCCTGCCGGGTGCACTTTCACCGCTGTCCATGAACATTTTTCAGGAATTCAATCACAGCGCTGTTGAACTCATCAGGATTTTCCAGCATTGCGAGATGAGCGGCATTGCTTATCCTTCTTGCAGTCGAGCCAGGTACAAGTCTGGCTATTGCCTCGCCGAATGCAGGTGGTGTTGTAACGTCATGCTCTGCTGTTATTACAAGCACCGGAACGCGTATGTTGGGCAGCAGGCTTTCATAATCTGCCTTCGCAAGCTCTGATGTTGCGGCGGTGTATGCATCCTTGTTGTTTTTCCTTATGATTGTCTCAACGAGCTCTCTAAGCTCTTCTCTTTTCTGGTAGAGCGATATTTCGGATATGAATCTGGCAATCTGGGTCATGTCCGGGCTTGCTTCGAGGATTTTCAGCCTCTGCTCAAACTCCTTTCTCACCTGTTCAGGGAGTTTGTGGAATGTGTTTGCGAGGATGAGCGATTTCACCCTCTCTGGATACTTCCTGTAGAATTCCATGCACACTATGCCCCCCATTGAATGACCGAGAATTGTGGCCCTCTCAATGCCGAGGTGGTCCATCAGGTGGTGAATATCGTCTGCAAAATCCTCGATTGAAATCCTCTCCGGCACGTCAGACATCCCGAAACCCCTGAGGTCGAGTGCGATGACTCTGAATTCTCTGGCGAAATCCTCGAGCTGAGCAGTCCAGGCCTCGATGCATCCTCCGAGACCATGAACGAGAATCAGTGGCTCACCTACTCCAGATTCAAAGTATCTCAGTTTGAGCCCATCCGAGTCGAAGAACCCAAATATCATGATTATTTGTTGTAGTATGCCACATTTAAATTTTCGGTAATGGACAGGTTGAGGGAACATGGACAAAAAACATTATATTTCAGATGCATTAGATTGGGAGGGTGATAAGGTGGATGCTTTTCCTGATAAGTTCAAATGCGTTGTGACAAACTGGGAATACATGGACGGGCTCTGCAGGAGGGTGGCAGAGCAGATAAGAGAGGATGGTTTTGAACCAGAAATCATTGTTGCGCTCGCAAGGGGTGGATGGTTTGCAGGCAGAGTTCTGTGCGATTTGCTCGGCCTTGATGACCTGACAAGCCTGAAAATTGAGCATTATGTCGGCACTGCAAAGCAGAGTGGAGAGGTGAAGATAAAGTACCCTCTGCCTGAGGACAGCGTTAAGGGCAAGAAGGTGCTGATAGTTGATGACATAGCCGACACAGGAAAGAGCCTTATGAGGGCCAAGGAGCACGTCGAGGAGAACGGAGCAAGTGAGGTCAAGACCGCAACCCTTCAGCTCCTCTACACGTCCCGCTTCACCCCCGACTACTTCGGCGAGTACATGGAGGAGTGGGCGTGGGTTATCTTCCCCTGGAACTTCGTCGAGGATATGATTGAGCTCACGACAAGACTGCTCGCAAGGGATAGGGATAAGCTCTGGGGAGAATGGGATATAAAATGGGGCCTGCACGAGTACCATCAGATTGATCCGATTTATCTTGAAATTGCCCAGCCCAGAAGATTCTTTGAGGTCATGGATGAAATGGAGAGACGGGGAATTGTCGAGAGGGTGGTTAAGGACGACAAGACCTTCTGGAGGCTGAAAGAATGAATGCCGAGATCGCCATAATCGGTGGTACTGGAGTGTATGACAGCGATGCGTTCGAAAATGTTCAGGAGGTCGAGATTGAAACTCCATTTGGAAAACCATCGGATAAGATCCTGATCGGAGATTTCGAAGGCAGGAAAGTTGCTTTTCTTCCAAGGCACGGAAGGGGACACGTTTATTCTCCCACCAACCTGCCATACAGGGCCAACATCTACGCCCTCAAAAAGCTGGGCGTCAGCAGGATCATAAGCATCGCAGCAGTGGGCTCGCTGAAAAAAGAGGTAAAGCCGCTTGACATAGTGATTCCAGATCAGATTTTCGACAGAACGAAGCACAGAAAGGACACCTTTTTTGAGGATGTTGTTGTGCATGTTGGCATGGCTGAACCGTTCTGCAGTGAGATGCGGGATGTGGCGATAAGAACTCTTGATGAACTCGGGCTTTCGTACCATCCAAACGGAACCTATGTATGCATTGAAGGTCCTCAGTTTTCCACCAAGGCTGAATCGAACGTTTACAGGCAGCTTGGTTTTGATATCATTGGCATGACTGCTCTGCCAGAGGCTAAGCTTGCGAGGGAGGCTGAGATGTGCTATCTGACAATAGCGACGGTCACAGACTACGACGTCTGGAAAGATGAGCCGGTTGATGTCAAAACTGTACTGGAGAATGCTGCAAAGAATGAAGAAAACGTGAAAAAAATCCTCAGAAAGCTCATACCGGCCATTCCTGACAGGAGAGAATGCGAGTGCGGAGATGCTCTGAAATTTGCGATAACCACGAGTCCCGATAAAATTACGGATGAGGCGAAAGAAAAATTAGGAATTTTCCTGGACAAATACCTCTAATTCTCTCAGCAAAGCCCTGTTTTCTTC is a window of Geoglobus acetivorans DNA encoding:
- a CDS encoding alpha/beta fold hydrolase, translated to MIFGFFDSDGLKLRYFESGVGEPLILVHGLGGCIEAWTAQLEDFAREFRVIALDLRGFGMSDVPERISIEDFADDIHHLMDHLGIERATILGHSMGGIVCMEFYRKYPERVKSLILANTFHKLPEQVRKEFEQRLKILEASPDMTQIARFISEISLYQKREELRELVETIIRKNNKDAYTAATSELAKADYESLLPNIRVPVLVITAEHDVTTPPAFGEAIARLVPGSTARRISNAAHLAMLENPDEFNSAVIEFLKNVHGQR
- a CDS encoding phosphoribosyltransferase family protein produces the protein MDAFPDKFKCVVTNWEYMDGLCRRVAEQIREDGFEPEIIVALARGGWFAGRVLCDLLGLDDLTSLKIEHYVGTAKQSGEVKIKYPLPEDSVKGKKVLIVDDIADTGKSLMRAKEHVEENGASEVKTATLQLLYTSRFTPDYFGEYMEEWAWVIFPWNFVEDMIELTTRLLARDRDKLWGEWDIKWGLHEYHQIDPIYLEIAQPRRFFEVMDEMERRGIVERVVKDDKTFWRLKE
- the mtnP gene encoding S-methyl-5'-thioadenosine phosphorylase, coding for MNAEIAIIGGTGVYDSDAFENVQEVEIETPFGKPSDKILIGDFEGRKVAFLPRHGRGHVYSPTNLPYRANIYALKKLGVSRIISIAAVGSLKKEVKPLDIVIPDQIFDRTKHRKDTFFEDVVVHVGMAEPFCSEMRDVAIRTLDELGLSYHPNGTYVCIEGPQFSTKAESNVYRQLGFDIIGMTALPEAKLAREAEMCYLTIATVTDYDVWKDEPVDVKTVLENAAKNEENVKKILRKLIPAIPDRRECECGDALKFAITTSPDKITDEAKEKLGIFLDKYL